One segment of Clostridium botulinum DNA contains the following:
- a CDS encoding cytidylyltransferase domain-containing protein produces MKVICIVQARMGSERLPGKVIKSVLGKPMILHTLDRLSKSRYIDKLVLATSEKETEEPLVNICENAGYEVFRGDECNVLKRYKDAVDYYMQSDEDVAVVRITGDCPLIDPIIVDNVITHFMMHDYDYVRLDVPNSFVRGFDVEVFSREAFNKAYDTVNTLKNNILLRSEEEKIQIKMYSEHVTYYIYKHQKEFKVGYVKGEGFYNKDYRLCVDTEEDFNLIENIFNNFKNAFVSSKDIIEYLGNNKFATRLNSNIVQKQI; encoded by the coding sequence ATGAAAGTTATTTGTATAGTGCAAGCACGGATGGGATCAGAAAGACTTCCAGGTAAAGTTATAAAATCTGTACTTGGTAAACCTATGATTTTGCATACACTAGATAGATTAAGTAAAAGTAGATATATAGACAAGTTAGTATTAGCAACATCAGAAAAAGAAACAGAAGAGCCATTAGTTAATATATGTGAAAATGCAGGCTATGAAGTTTTTAGAGGTGATGAATGTAATGTGTTAAAAAGATATAAAGATGCAGTAGATTATTATATGCAAAGTGATGAAGATGTAGCAGTAGTAAGAATTACTGGGGATTGTCCTTTGATTGATCCAATAATAGTGGATAATGTGATTACTCATTTTATGATGCATGATTATGACTACGTTAGATTAGATGTACCTAATAGTTTTGTAAGAGGGTTTGATGTAGAGGTGTTTTCCAGAGAAGCTTTTAATAAGGCGTATGATACAGTGAATACACTTAAAAATAATATATTGCTAAGAAGTGAGGAAGAAAAAATTCAAATTAAAATGTATAGTGAGCATGTTACTTATTATATATATAAGCATCAAAAAGAATTTAAGGTAGGTTATGTAAAAGGCGAAGGTTTTTATAATAAAGATTATAGATTATGTGTAGATACTGAAGAAGATTTTAATCTTATAGAGAATATATTTAATAATTTTAAAAATGCATTTGTATCATCAAAGGATATAATTGAGTATCTAGGTAATAATAAGTTTGCAACTAGGTTAAATAGTAATATAGTTCAAAAACAAATATAA
- a CDS encoding crotonobetainyl-CoA--carnitine CoA-transferase has translation MNIKVDSNSNDNEKVKRSEFIDLFKLCPIPESEVLNNLGLFINRQSLSRILFMQELYEKIINTHGIITEFGVRWGQNLSLFQSFRGMYEPFNYNRKIVGFDTFTGFVSIDEKDGNADVITEGAYSVTENYENYLEKILDYQEGESPISHIKKYELVKGDATKTIHEYLKNNPETIIALAYFDFDIYKPTKECLEAIKGHLTKGSVIGFDELNYHNFPGETLALKEVFGLDKYKIQRSILSPLQSYIVIE, from the coding sequence ATGAATATAAAAGTTGATAGTAATTCAAATGATAATGAAAAAGTAAAAAGAAGTGAATTTATAGATCTCTTTAAGTTGTGTCCAATACCAGAAAGTGAAGTGTTGAATAATTTAGGATTGTTTATTAATAGACAAAGTTTATCAAGAATATTATTTATGCAAGAATTGTATGAAAAGATTATAAACACTCATGGTATAATTACTGAATTTGGAGTTAGATGGGGACAAAATCTTTCTTTATTTCAATCGTTTAGGGGTATGTATGAACCTTTTAATTATAATAGAAAAATAGTTGGTTTTGATACTTTTACAGGATTTGTATCTATTGATGAAAAAGACGGAAATGCAGATGTAATAACAGAAGGTGCATATTCTGTTACTGAAAACTATGAAAATTACTTAGAGAAAATACTAGATTATCAAGAGGGAGAAAGTCCAATATCGCACATTAAAAAATATGAGTTAGTCAAAGGTGACGCTACTAAAACTATTCATGAATATTTAAAAAATAATCCAGAAACAATTATAGCACTTGCATATTTTGATTTTGATATATATAAACCAACAAAGGAGTGTTTAGAGGCTATTAAGGGGCATCTTACAAAGGGAAGTGTTATAGGGTTTGATGAATTAAACTACCATAATTTTCCTGGTGAGACTTTAGCTTTAAAAGAAGTTTTTGGTCTTGATAAATATAAAATTCAAAGATCTATTCTTAGTCCATTACAAAGTTATATAGTTATAGAATAA
- a CDS encoding CgeB family protein: MESNTIIVERARDGNLTCKVEVDRKSKYLYSKYEPMKNICIPNINDSKSCVVIFGLGLGYELQEIEKMSGTKKIYVIENNRIFYNNIIENEEIKHIVLDSKAIFLFGDEYKKLKDIDIADAQIIINNNLLSISEEYIYKVVNYFKTCIDSEKILFFHHSTIANDCVEALKILNYNIVMEQCILDLAYNEIFSKIAIEMPDYIFTINFYAKIADITNKLGIKYISWTVDTPNYDLYKKEIYYENNIIFIYDEITVNELKNKGVRNVYYMPVAANIKRFDKIIINEEDYFKYGTDVSFVGTTGMNNEFNDFSKFLSQEAKKKINTLFDIQKKDTTKYLIKEYIDEFNKEMNFSYSNSLPILKESKRKAFLFARKFNEIERMELVSTISNKFDFKVYGDEMWKLIHSKKIKYIGQAEHFNEMPKVFKLSKININLTRIYVESGLPMRVFDVLGSKGFLVTNYKSDIVRYFNDGRDLIIYRDLQELSEIIEYYLHNERERQDIIINGYERVKHEHTYEVRLKQLMDIVKNHKRLI; the protein is encoded by the coding sequence ATGGAATCAAATACAATAATAGTTGAACGAGCTAGAGATGGCAATCTTACATGTAAAGTTGAAGTCGATAGAAAAAGTAAGTATCTTTATTCTAAGTATGAACCAATGAAAAATATTTGTATACCCAATATTAATGATAGTAAAAGCTGTGTTGTTATCTTTGGACTGGGATTAGGATACGAATTACAGGAAATAGAAAAAATGAGTGGAACAAAAAAAATTTATGTTATAGAGAATAATAGGATTTTTTATAATAATATAATTGAAAATGAGGAAATAAAACATATAGTTTTAGATTCAAAAGCAATTTTTTTATTTGGTGATGAATATAAAAAACTTAAAGATATTGATATAGCCGATGCACAAATAATTATTAATAATAATTTGTTAAGTATATCTGAAGAATATATTTACAAAGTAGTTAATTATTTTAAAACATGTATTGATAGTGAAAAAATATTATTTTTTCATCATTCTACTATTGCAAATGATTGTGTTGAAGCTTTGAAAATTTTAAATTATAACATAGTAATGGAACAATGTATCTTAGATTTAGCTTATAATGAAATTTTCAGTAAAATTGCAATTGAAATGCCAGATTATATTTTTACTATTAATTTTTATGCTAAAATAGCTGATATTACTAATAAACTTGGAATAAAGTATATATCATGGACTGTGGATACTCCTAATTATGATTTATATAAAAAAGAAATTTATTATGAAAATAATATTATTTTTATATATGATGAAATAACTGTGAATGAATTAAAGAATAAAGGCGTAAGGAATGTATACTATATGCCAGTAGCAGCCAATATTAAGCGATTTGATAAAATTATTATAAATGAAGAAGATTATTTTAAATATGGTACAGATGTTAGTTTTGTTGGAACTACAGGAATGAATAATGAATTTAATGATTTTAGTAAATTTTTGAGTCAGGAAGCAAAGAAAAAAATAAATACTTTATTTGATATACAAAAGAAGGATACAACAAAGTATTTGATAAAAGAATATATTGATGAATTTAATAAAGAGATGAATTTTAGTTATTCAAATAGTCTACCAATTTTGAAAGAATCAAAACGTAAAGCATTTTTGTTTGCAAGAAAATTTAATGAAATTGAAAGAATGGAATTAGTAAGCACTATATCAAATAAATTTGATTTTAAAGTATATGGAGATGAAATGTGGAAGCTGATACATAGTAAAAAAATCAAATATATTGGGCAAGCGGAACACTTTAATGAAATGCCTAAAGTATTTAAGTTATCTAAAATTAACATTAATTTAACACGTATATATGTAGAATCGGGTTTGCCTATGAGAGTTTTTGATGTGTTAGGCAGCAAAGGGTTTTTAGTAACAAATTATAAATCTGATATAGTAAGATATTTTAATGATGGTAGAGACTTAATAATATATAGAGATTTACAGGAACTTTCAGAAATTATTGAGTATTATTTACATAATGAAAGAGAAAGACAAGATATTATTATTAATGGGTATGAAAGGGTTAAGCATGAACATACTTATGAAGTAAGATTAAAACAATTGATGGATATTGTAAAGAATCACAAAAGGTTGATTTAA
- a CDS encoding class I SAM-dependent methyltransferase encodes MVGYNIVVDEKFGYKMLDPIPSELELNEFYEKQYYEYMKKNETQSMGRFVNDNKSAELELDWLKRTEYQDSYLIINKQVSNGSLLDIGCGTAEFLSYMQNNGYDVVGIEPSKIAYEKAISKKLQVYNCGLDEFMEKNKKFDIINMTNVLEHIPNPQRTISQCKMLLNTGGIIRIKVPNDFNELQLQIVEKTNKNKWWIAEPDHINYFNFETLINLLNHEGFKVINKTVDFPMEFFMLMGEDYIKNKELGKLCHEKRRNFELNIDGNLRRKIYSAYAEIGIGRNLIIYAKLEL; translated from the coding sequence ATGGTGGGTTACAATATAGTAGTAGATGAAAAATTTGGTTATAAAATGTTAGATCCTATACCAAGTGAACTGGAGTTAAATGAGTTTTATGAAAAGCAATATTATGAATATATGAAAAAAAATGAGACTCAAAGCATGGGGAGATTTGTAAATGATAATAAAAGTGCTGAGTTAGAGTTAGATTGGCTAAAAAGAACTGAATATCAAGATTCTTATTTAATAATTAATAAGCAAGTATCTAATGGAAGTTTGCTAGATATTGGATGTGGAACGGCAGAATTTTTAAGTTATATGCAAAATAATGGATATGATGTTGTTGGAATAGAGCCTTCGAAAATTGCATATGAAAAAGCTATAAGCAAGAAATTACAAGTCTATAATTGTGGATTAGATGAATTCATGGAAAAAAATAAAAAATTTGATATTATTAATATGACAAATGTTTTAGAGCATATTCCTAATCCTCAAAGAACAATTAGTCAATGTAAGATGCTTTTAAATACAGGCGGAATTATACGTATAAAGGTTCCAAATGATTTCAATGAATTGCAATTACAAATAGTTGAAAAAACAAATAAAAATAAGTGGTGGATCGCAGAGCCAGATCATATAAATTATTTTAATTTTGAAACATTAATTAATCTATTGAATCATGAAGGATTTAAGGTTATAAATAAAACTGTAGATTTTCCAATGGAGTTTTTCATGTTAATGGGGGAAGATTATATTAAAAATAAGGAACTGGGAAAACTATGTCATGAAAAAAGAAGAAATTTTGAATTGAATATTGATGGAAATTTAAGAAGGAAAATATACAGTGCGTATGCTGAAATTGGTATAGGTAGAAACTTAATTATATATGCTAAATTAGAGCTTTAG
- the pseI gene encoding pseudaminic acid synthase: MKNEIKIENKIIGENSPVFIIAEMSANHLQDFDKAVEIIKAAKKAGADAIKLQTYTPDTITIDCDNEYFQITQGTIWDGTTLHKLYEEAYTPWDWQPKLKEIAEKDGLICFSSPFDNTSVDFLEEMDVPAYKVASFEITDIPFIEYISSKGKPVIMSTGIANLSDIEEAVNACKRMGNNQVILLKCTSAYPAPVEEANLMTIPNMAKTFDVVAGLSDHTLGSLVSIAAVALGAKVIEKHFTLSRKDGGPDAAFSMEPHEFKQMVEDIRNVEKALGKVTYELTEKQKKSKEHSRSLFVVKDIKKGEMFTEENVRSIRPEFGMKTKYIKDILGKTAKMDLKKGTPMDWKFIRE; encoded by the coding sequence ATGAAAAATGAAATTAAAATAGAAAATAAAATTATAGGGGAAAATAGTCCGGTTTTTATAATAGCGGAAATGTCAGCTAATCATCTTCAAGATTTTGATAAGGCAGTAGAAATTATAAAAGCAGCAAAGAAAGCTGGAGCAGATGCTATAAAACTTCAAACTTATACACCGGATACTATAACGATAGATTGTGATAATGAGTATTTTCAAATAACACAAGGAACCATATGGGACGGAACCACCTTACATAAACTATATGAAGAGGCGTATACACCATGGGATTGGCAGCCAAAACTTAAGGAAATTGCAGAAAAAGACGGACTTATTTGTTTTTCATCACCTTTTGATAATACATCAGTAGATTTTTTAGAAGAAATGGATGTTCCAGCCTATAAAGTAGCTTCTTTTGAAATAACGGATATACCATTTATAGAATATATATCTTCTAAAGGAAAACCAGTTATAATGTCAACAGGTATAGCTAATTTATCAGATATAGAAGAAGCAGTAAATGCATGTAAAAGGATGGGAAATAATCAAGTAATTCTTTTAAAATGTACAAGTGCTTATCCAGCACCAGTAGAGGAAGCAAATTTAATGACTATTCCTAATATGGCTAAAACTTTTGATGTAGTTGCAGGACTTTCAGATCACACATTAGGAAGTTTGGTATCAATAGCAGCAGTAGCGTTAGGAGCAAAAGTTATAGAAAAGCATTTTACATTAAGCAGAAAAGATGGAGGGCCAGATGCAGCATTTTCTATGGAGCCTCATGAGTTTAAGCAAATGGTTGAGGATATAAGAAATGTAGAAAAAGCTCTTGGAAAAGTTACTTATGAACTTACTGAAAAGCAAAAAAAAAGTAAAGAACATTCAAGGAGTTTATTTGTAGTGAAGGATATAAAAAAAGGAGAAATGTTTACGGAAGAAAATGTAAGAAGTATAAGGCCAGAATTTGGTATGAAAACTAAATATATAAAGGATATATTAGGAAAAACAGCAAAAATGGATTTGAAAAAAGGAACACCTATGGACTGGAAGTTCATAAGAGAATAA
- the fliB gene encoding flagellin lysine-N-methylase, whose translation MNNNMILIPEYMKNFHCTSVDCKDDCCYGWKVTVDKATYKKCRNVQKTSMRNELSKYILRNKDSKIFNDYAYIPIEQDKSCPFQCEEKLCKIHRDLGEEYLSLTCKNYPRFYNKVDSIFEVSLDMSCPEVVKLVLFNKELLAFEEAETDKDLNNSIGIAMDTKSISIYNYFWDIRVGVITILQNRKLSIEQRLILVGLMINKIEESKKNGNLESIPDHIEYYLNKIDIYELRELIDSLPNNLEVQMKLLEQIISFSYNGTLRENYAEHIKKFKQGLKIQDEIQINECIKAYKKSRKEYYEPYIKEREYIFENYLVNDVFQRMFPYRDDNFLNEYMLLVMNYSIIRLVLTGMASCDEQLTDTMVVDLIYSFSRAVLHNNAFIKSFIDALNENNFNTLSHMIILIKS comes from the coding sequence ATGAATAATAACATGATTCTTATACCCGAGTATATGAAGAATTTTCATTGCACAAGTGTAGATTGTAAAGATGATTGCTGTTACGGTTGGAAAGTTACAGTAGATAAAGCTACATATAAAAAGTGTAGAAATGTACAGAAAACTTCTATGAGAAATGAGTTGAGTAAATATATATTAAGAAATAAGGATAGCAAGATATTTAATGACTATGCTTATATACCTATTGAACAAGACAAAAGTTGTCCTTTCCAATGTGAAGAAAAGCTATGCAAAATACATAGAGATTTAGGTGAAGAATATTTATCATTAACTTGTAAGAATTATCCGAGATTTTACAATAAAGTAGATTCTATTTTTGAAGTTTCATTAGATATGTCTTGTCCTGAAGTTGTAAAACTTGTTTTATTTAACAAAGAGTTATTGGCATTTGAAGAAGCTGAGACGGATAAAGATTTAAATAATAGTATAGGAATTGCAATGGATACTAAATCAATATCTATATATAATTATTTCTGGGATATAAGGGTAGGGGTAATAACTATACTTCAAAACAGAAAGTTATCAATTGAACAAAGATTGATATTAGTTGGACTTATGATAAATAAGATAGAGGAATCTAAAAAAAATGGTAACTTAGAAAGCATACCAGATCATATAGAATATTATTTAAATAAAATAGATATTTATGAATTAAGAGAACTTATAGATTCATTACCAAATAATTTAGAGGTTCAAATGAAACTGTTAGAACAAATAATATCCTTTTCTTATAATGGTACTTTAAGAGAAAATTATGCTGAACATATAAAAAAATTTAAACAAGGTCTTAAAATTCAAGATGAAATTCAAATTAATGAATGCATAAAAGCATACAAAAAATCAAGAAAAGAGTATTATGAACCATATATAAAGGAGAGAGAATACATTTTTGAAAATTATCTAGTTAATGATGTGTTTCAAAGAATGTTTCCGTATAGGGATGATAATTTTTTAAATGAATATATGCTCTTGGTAATGAATTATAGTATTATTAGATTAGTGTTAACAGGAATGGCTTCTTGTGATGAACAATTAACAGATACAATGGTTGTTGATTTAATTTATTCTTTCTCAAGAGCTGTGCTTCATAATAATGCATTTATCAAATCGTTTATAGATGCACTTAATGAAAATAATTTTAATACACTTTCACATATGATAATTTTAATAAAAAGTTAA
- a CDS encoding SDR family NAD(P)-dependent oxidoreductase, translating to MGYFTGKKILVIGGTGTIGNGLIKELLKQEPSVIRILSRDEYKQFIMENKIENKSKLRFLIGDVRDYDRVDRAMDEIDIVFNLAAMKHVPACEYNPSEAIKTNIIGMENVIKAAINNNVESVVFTSSDKAINPTNSYGATKLLAEKLVQAANYSKGKARTKFVAVRFGNVMGSRGSVIPLFKKQIQEFKKITITDLNMTRFMMTLSQSIRLIMTIAEKSLGGEVFILKMPIIKLQHLAEVVVEETANKINIPLENIDIQTIGVRAGERKFEELMTKEESEFAYDVGDMYAVLSSDSVRGLDVYYKKYKKAEVGSYNSSEGVYITKEQVRNLLKEDRLI from the coding sequence ATGGGGTATTTTACAGGTAAAAAGATTTTAGTTATTGGTGGTACTGGAACTATAGGAAATGGACTTATTAAAGAACTATTAAAGCAAGAACCTTCTGTAATAAGGATATTAAGTAGAGATGAATATAAACAGTTTATTATGGAAAATAAGATTGAAAATAAATCTAAGTTGAGATTTTTAATAGGAGATGTAAGGGATTATGATAGAGTAGATAGGGCAATGGATGAAATAGATATTGTGTTTAATTTAGCAGCCATGAAACATGTGCCAGCATGTGAATATAATCCATCTGAAGCAATAAAGACTAATATTATAGGAATGGAAAATGTAATTAAAGCTGCTATAAATAATAATGTAGAATCAGTAGTTTTTACAAGCTCTGATAAGGCTATAAATCCTACTAACTCTTATGGTGCAACTAAGCTTCTAGCAGAGAAATTAGTACAAGCAGCAAATTATAGTAAGGGAAAGGCTAGAACTAAGTTTGTTGCAGTTAGGTTTGGAAATGTAATGGGTTCAAGAGGTTCTGTAATTCCTCTTTTTAAAAAACAGATTCAAGAATTTAAAAAGATAACTATTACAGATCTTAATATGACCAGATTTATGATGACTTTAAGTCAATCTATAAGACTTATTATGACGATTGCTGAAAAATCTCTTGGAGGAGAAGTTTTTATATTAAAAATGCCAATAATAAAGCTACAGCATTTAGCAGAAGTTGTTGTTGAAGAAACAGCGAATAAAATTAACATACCTTTAGAAAATATAGATATACAAACTATAGGAGTCAGAGCAGGAGAGCGAAAGTTTGAGGAGCTTATGACGAAAGAAGAGTCAGAATTTGCTTATGACGTAGGAGATATGTATGCCGTGTTATCTTCAGATTCTGTAAGAGGATTAGATGTATATTATAAAAAATATAAAAAAGCAGAAGTGGGAAGTTATAATTCTTCAGAAGGAGTATACATAACGAAGGAACAGGTTAGAAATTTGTTAAAAGAAGATAGGCTTATTTAA
- the pseG gene encoding UDP-2,4-diacetamido-2,4,6-trideoxy-beta-L-altropyranose hydrolase, whose protein sequence is MNICIRADGGNTIGMGHIMRTLVIAQKLKENNNVFYACRMDDSLSDKYKLGIEKVESEGFNVITLNENNLKTEVKDIKADCIITDSYDVDEGYFNILKKHFKISGCLDDEKICNYFNVDFLINQNMYAADLNYNVNLDTELMLGNKYIILRDEFRNLKKKEIKKNIENIMITLGGGDNDNLTEAIIKSLVKLKNVVLHIVVGPAFKYMENLKKYQSSNVKLYFNANMAKIMRECDIAVASCGTTLYELAAMGVPTVGLVVAKNQTLAAETMDAKGIIKYSDLKKIYEDIAHLSYEKRKYMSFNGYNIVDGMGVNRIVEVIERIL, encoded by the coding sequence ATGAATATTTGTATAAGAGCAGATGGTGGAAATACTATTGGTATGGGACATATAATGAGAACTTTAGTGATTGCACAAAAATTAAAAGAAAATAATAATGTGTTTTATGCTTGTAGAATGGATGATTCTTTAAGTGATAAATATAAACTAGGTATAGAAAAAGTAGAATCGGAAGGTTTTAATGTGATAACATTAAATGAAAATAATTTAAAAACTGAAGTTAAAGATATAAAGGCTGATTGTATAATTACAGATAGCTATGATGTAGATGAAGGATACTTTAATATTTTAAAAAAACATTTTAAAATAAGTGGATGTTTAGACGATGAAAAGATTTGTAATTATTTTAATGTAGATTTCTTAATAAATCAAAATATGTATGCAGCGGATTTAAATTATAATGTTAATTTAGATACAGAGCTTATGCTGGGTAATAAGTATATTATTTTAAGAGATGAATTTAGAAATTTAAAGAAAAAAGAGATTAAAAAAAACATAGAAAATATAATGATAACACTTGGTGGAGGGGATAACGATAATCTTACTGAAGCTATAATTAAATCCCTTGTAAAGCTTAAGAACGTAGTTCTGCATATAGTAGTAGGACCGGCATTTAAATATATGGAAAATTTAAAAAAATATCAAAGTTCAAACGTGAAATTATATTTTAATGCTAATATGGCAAAGATCATGAGAGAATGTGATATAGCAGTAGCCTCATGTGGTACAACTTTATATGAGTTAGCTGCCATGGGGGTACCTACTGTTGGATTAGTTGTGGCAAAAAATCAGACTTTAGCTGCTGAAACAATGGATGCTAAAGGTATTATTAAATATTCTGATTTGAAAAAAATATATGAGGATATAGCTCATTTATCTTATGAAAAAAGAAAGTATATGAGCTTTAATGGATATAATATAGTAGATGGAATGGGAGTTAACAGAATAGTTGAGGTTATAGAAAGAATATTATAG
- a CDS encoding HAD family hydrolase translates to MIKAVIFDLDDTLYNERDFVIESFKEVCRYLSAKHNLNYDELLYKTIEILEQQGRGEIFNVLCELYSLDENIDTLVDIYRDAKPSIKLYDDGEYILNMLSDKYKLGLITDGMAKVQWNKIDALDIKKCFQKIIVTDDYGREFWKPYRFAYDEMLQSFKCCANEAIYIGDNPNKDFIGAREVGLNTVRIIREHGDHMKTKLDKSFEADYIINDLKEVMNYLNKININK, encoded by the coding sequence ATGATAAAGGCGGTAATTTTTGATTTAGATGATACTTTATATAATGAAAGAGATTTTGTTATTGAGAGCTTTAAAGAAGTGTGTAGATATTTAAGTGCAAAACATAATTTGAATTATGATGAACTGTTATATAAAACTATAGAAATATTAGAACAACAGGGTAGAGGCGAAATATTTAATGTTTTATGTGAGTTGTATAGTTTAGACGAAAATATAGATACATTAGTTGATATATATAGGGATGCAAAGCCTAGTATAAAGTTATACGATGATGGTGAATACATACTAAATATGTTAAGTGATAAGTATAAACTTGGTCTTATAACTGATGGTATGGCAAAGGTGCAGTGGAATAAGATAGACGCGTTAGATATTAAAAAATGTTTTCAAAAGATAATTGTTACAGATGATTACGGTAGAGAGTTTTGGAAACCCTATAGATTTGCTTATGATGAAATGCTACAGAGCTTTAAATGTTGTGCAAATGAAGCCATTTACATAGGGGACAACCCTAATAAGGACTTTATTGGAGCTAGGGAGGTTGGTCTTAATACTGTAAGGATAATTAGAGAACATGGTGATCATATGAAAACTAAATTAGACAAAAGCTTTGAAGCTGATTATATAATAAATGATTTGAAAGAAGTAATGAATTACTTAAATAAAATAAACATAAATAAATAA
- a CDS encoding dTDP-glucose 4,6-dehydratase, whose translation MNILVTGGAGFIGRWVVKRLLDDGHKVVALDNLSNGQLENIKEFNGRDFKFIKGDIQNEADLDEVFKEKYDIIYHLAASINVQDSIDDPRTTFFNDTVGTFNILEKAKIQMFGKNGEMDGDGWIVDSSENNHPCKVVFMSTCMVYDVADDKGIDENHPAKPISPYGGSKIAAENIVLSYYNAYKLPTVVIRPFNTYGPFQKTGGEGGVVAIFINNSLHGRDINIYGSGQQTRDLLYVKDCARFVVMTGYSEKVNGEIVNAGTGRDVTVNELAEIITKERVKINHVKHIHPQSEIMKLKCNYSKAKQFMGWEPEYTLEKGIEETEQWINKTKLFK comes from the coding sequence ATGAATATATTAGTAACAGGAGGCGCTGGCTTTATAGGCAGATGGGTGGTTAAGAGATTATTAGATGATGGTCATAAGGTAGTTGCATTAGATAATTTATCTAATGGTCAACTTGAAAATATAAAAGAATTTAATGGAAGAGATTTTAAATTTATAAAAGGCGATATACAAAATGAAGCAGATTTAGATGAAGTGTTTAAAGAAAAATATGATATTATATATCATTTAGCCGCATCTATAAATGTGCAAGATAGTATAGATGATCCAAGAACTACTTTTTTTAATGATACTGTTGGTACTTTCAATATACTTGAAAAAGCTAAGATTCAGATGTTTGGAAAAAATGGGGAAATGGATGGGGATGGATGGATTGTAGATTCTTCAGAAAATAATCATCCATGTAAAGTAGTTTTTATGAGTACATGTATGGTTTATGACGTAGCTGACGATAAAGGTATAGATGAAAATCATCCAGCAAAACCAATATCACCATATGGTGGAAGTAAAATAGCAGCTGAAAATATTGTGCTTTCATATTACAATGCATATAAGTTGCCAACTGTAGTAATAAGACCATTTAATACTTATGGTCCTTTCCAAAAGACTGGAGGAGAAGGCGGAGTTGTAGCTATATTTATAAATAATTCACTTCATGGAAGAGATATAAATATATATGGTTCAGGACAACAGACAAGAGATTTACTTTATGTTAAGGATTGTGCTAGATTTGTAGTTATGACAGGTTACTCAGAAAAAGTTAATGGCGAAATAGTAAATGCAGGTACTGGTAGAGATGTTACTGTTAATGAACTTGCAGAAATTATAACAAAGGAAAGAGTTAAAATAAATCATGTAAAGCATATTCATCCACAAAGTGAAATTATGAAGCTTAAATGTAATTATTCAAAGGCAAAACAGTTTATGGGGTGGGAACCTGAATATACATTAGAGAAAGGTATAGAAGAAACTGAACAGTGGATAAACAAAACAAAGTTATTTAAATAA